The genomic interval TCAGGCTGTAGTCGAACTGTCCCGCATGTTCACCAAAGACCGAGATGGTCTCAATGGGTCGTACCTCAATGACAGATTCTTGGGCACGGCCTATCTCCAGTATTTCCTGCCAGTGAATCTAGCCAAGATTCAGGTGTTGCTGGATGAAATGCCTACTCCTGAAGTAAATAAGGGTTTCTCAGTCTTGGATCTTGGTGCAGGCCCTGGTACTGGAGCGTTGGCGGTCCTCGATTGGTGGCATCAGCGAAAGCTGCCGTATGCCTTGTCTGTTACCGCGATTGATGGCTCAGCAGAAGCTCTCAGACAAGCCAGGCAGTTGTGGGATCGATACTGCCAGGCGGCTAGTGTTGGAGCAGCGAGCTTGCAGGCCTATGGAGGAGATCTTGAGCGACGAGTCTGGTTGGAGCAGGTTAAACCACGGGCGCCCTTTGATCTTATTATTCTCGCTAACTGCTTGAATGAGGTCTGTACAGATGCGCATGATCCAACCGCCATGCGCACTGGCCTGATAGTGGAATCCTTATCGCTCCTCGCACCGCACGGCACAGTGATGATCGTCGAGCCGGCTCTACGTGGAACCTCCCGAGGATTGTTTCACGTGCGTGACCGACTCCTCCAAGAAAGGAGCTGCACCGTTTATAGCCCTTGCCTCCATGAGTTAAGTTGTCCAGCCTTGGTGAAGCCTGATGATTGGTGTCACGAAGAGCGAGCTTGGGAACCGCCTGTAATAATTCAGGAGATTGGTGAGTCAGTTGGGTTCATCAAAGACGCGCTGAAGTTTTCCTATTTGTTACTCAGGAAGGATGGACGAACGATCGTGGAGCGGCAACCTGACGTATATCGAGTTGTGAGCGAGCTGCGAGTTATGAAGGGGGAGAAGCGAGCCTGGCTCTGTAATGAACAAGGCCGACAAGAAGTCGGCCGGCAGGATCGTCTCGCATCGTCAAAAAGCGAAGCATTCGACCAATGGCATCGTGGCGCGATCGTGCAGATTGATCGGATTGCGCGTAAGGAACGGAGAGGGAAGGTTTCGTCGCTAGGTCGGATCGAACAAGACGGAGCGGTAATCGTCATTC from Nitrospira sp. carries:
- a CDS encoding methyltransferase domain-containing protein translates to MGRLNATVSPEILDAIHVNVERVGLSNRELAQAVVELSRMFTKDRDGLNGSYLNDRFLGTAYLQYFLPVNLAKIQVLLDEMPTPEVNKGFSVLDLGAGPGTGALAVLDWWHQRKLPYALSVTAIDGSAEALRQARQLWDRYCQAASVGAASLQAYGGDLERRVWLEQVKPRAPFDLIILANCLNEVCTDAHDPTAMRTGLIVESLSLLAPHGTVMIVEPALRGTSRGLFHVRDRLLQERSCTVYSPCLHELSCPALVKPDDWCHEERAWEPPVIIQEIGESVGFIKDALKFSYLLLRKDGRTIVERQPDVYRVVSELRVMKGEKRAWLCNEQGRQEVGRQDRLASSKSEAFDQWHRGAIVQIDRIARKERRGKVSSLGRIEQDGAVIVIRSV